The following coding sequences lie in one Apium graveolens cultivar Ventura chromosome 1, ASM990537v1, whole genome shotgun sequence genomic window:
- the LOC141668688 gene encoding putative aquaporin NIP5-1, with translation MAESEVGTPTMPATPGTPGTPGAPLFTALRVDSLSYERSDRKTVPRCMCFPVNASTWGTATAPHTCFGARISIPDVSLTRKLGAEFVGTFILIFVATAGPIVNQKYNGAETLIGNAACAGLAVMVVIFSSGHISGAHLNPSLTIAFAALRHFPWVQVPAYIAAQISASICASFALKAVFHPFMSGGVTVPSISNGQAFALEFLITFNLLFVVTAVATDTRAVGELAGIAVGAVVMVNILIAGPSTGGSMNPIRTLGPAVAAGNYKGIWIYMVAPTLGALTGAAIYTSVKLREDEVQPSRSVRSFRR, from the exons ATGGCAGAATCAGAGGTGGGAACACCGACAATGCCGGCGACACCGGGCACGCCGGGGACACCAGGAGCACCATTGTTCACTGCACTTAGAGTGGATTCACTGAGTTATGAACGGAGTGATCGGAAGACAGTGCCACGGTGCATGTGCTTTCCCGTGAATGCATCTACATGGGGTACTGCTACTGCACCTCATACTTGCTTTGGTGCTCGCATCTCTATTCCTGATGTTTCACTTACTAGAAAG CTAGGAGCAGAGTTCGTAGGAACATTTATCCTGATATTTGTGGCAACAGCAGGGCCTATTGTGAACCAAAAGTACAATGGAGCTGAAACACTCATTGGAAATGCAGCTTGTGCTGGACTTGCTGTCATGGTTGTTATTTTCTCAAGTGGTCATATTTCTGGAGCTCATCTTAACCCTTCTCTTACTATTGCATTCGCTGCTCTTCGTCATTTCCCATGGGTTCAAGTTCCTGCTTACATTGCTGCTCAAATTTCAGCTTCCATTTGTGCTTCTTTTGCTCTCAAGGCTGTTTTTCATCCTTTCATGTCTGGTGGTGTTACTGTCCCTTCTATCAGTAATGGTCAAGCTTTCGCCCTTGAATTCCTCATTACGTTCAATCTCCTCTTTGTTGTCACTGCTGTCGCCACAGATACTCGTGCA GTGGGAGAGTTGGCAGGAATAGCTGTTGGAGCTGTCGTTATGGTTAACATTCTTATTGCCGG TCCCTCAACCGGTGGCTCAATGAATCCTATTCGCACACTTGGACCAGCTGTTGCAGCAGGGAACTACAAAGGGATTTGGATATACATGGTGGCTCCAACACTCGGTGCACTGACAGGGGCAGCCATCTACACATCCGTGAAGCTCCGCGAAGATGAGGTCCAGCCATCACGCTCGGTGAGGAGCTTCCGTCGCTAG